A genome region from Natronobeatus ordinarius includes the following:
- a CDS encoding energy-coupling factor transporter transmembrane component T family protein encodes MLTYEPDETLAHRLDPRSKLAFQVGFAIAAIARITPRALVVLTVVALLALAAARVPLRRALYAYRFALVALAAAPLVSALTLGRPWLDLEAAIVPALASYRVLLILLVSAAYVRSTAVRDSRAAIQRTIPGKAGQLLGVGVGLVFRFLPVLFADLRTIREASAARLGDQRGPIDRAARVGTLGLSRAFARADRLSLALQARCFSWNPTLPALSFSRLDVPVLALTLVLVVSPLF; translated from the coding sequence ATGCTGACCTACGAACCCGACGAGACGCTCGCCCACCGGCTCGACCCGCGGTCGAAGCTCGCCTTCCAGGTCGGCTTCGCGATCGCCGCGATCGCGCGCATCACGCCGCGGGCGCTCGTCGTTCTGACCGTCGTCGCCCTGCTCGCCCTGGCGGCCGCCCGCGTCCCGCTCCGTCGGGCGCTGTACGCCTACCGGTTCGCGCTGGTCGCCCTCGCCGCCGCGCCGCTCGTCTCGGCGCTCACCCTCGGACGGCCGTGGCTCGACCTCGAGGCGGCCATCGTTCCGGCGCTGGCGAGCTACCGCGTGCTGTTGATCCTGCTCGTCAGCGCCGCCTACGTCCGGTCGACGGCGGTTCGAGACTCCCGGGCGGCGATCCAGCGGACGATCCCGGGGAAAGCCGGTCAGCTGCTCGGGGTCGGCGTCGGCCTCGTCTTTCGCTTCCTGCCCGTGCTCTTTGCCGACCTGCGGACGATCCGCGAGGCGTCGGCCGCCCGACTCGGCGACCAGCGAGGGCCGATCGACCGTGCGGCGAGAGTCGGAACCCTCGGCCTCTCTCGAGCGTTCGCCCGCGCTGACCGACTCTCGCTCGCGCTCCAGGCGCGGTGTTTCTCGTGGAACCCCACGCTCCCGGCACTGTCGTTCTCGCGACTCGACGTGCCGGTGCTCGCGCTCACACTCGTGCTCGTGGTCTCGCCGTTGTTCTAG
- a CDS encoding helix-turn-helix domain-containing protein, producing MSLIAEFELSNPILRETRRAVPDVVVEVEDEQLAADEPPRLVLWTIGDAADLERFEAALPDDPSIEAFERLAEVDGRRLYRIALSETGVVGMTYTDAVELGITFLEIRGRGNGVRYRAQIPSREALLAYREACRDRELSFRLDGLYQGGLDEQAGSELTHRQREVLRTALERGYFEVPRRVTLEELANELEISDQALSALVRRGLANHLRHTLPEDDDT from the coding sequence ATGAGTCTCATCGCCGAGTTCGAGCTGTCGAACCCGATCCTCCGGGAGACGCGCCGGGCCGTCCCCGACGTGGTCGTCGAGGTCGAGGACGAACAGCTCGCCGCCGACGAGCCGCCGCGGCTGGTGCTCTGGACGATCGGCGACGCCGCCGACCTCGAGCGGTTCGAAGCCGCGCTCCCGGACGACCCGTCGATCGAGGCGTTCGAACGACTCGCCGAGGTCGACGGACGCCGACTGTATCGGATCGCCCTTTCGGAGACCGGCGTCGTCGGGATGACCTACACCGACGCGGTCGAGCTCGGCATCACGTTCCTCGAGATTCGTGGTCGGGGAAACGGCGTTCGTTACCGCGCGCAGATCCCCTCTCGAGAGGCGCTGCTCGCCTATCGTGAGGCCTGTCGCGACCGCGAGCTGTCGTTCCGGCTCGACGGGCTCTACCAGGGTGGACTCGACGAGCAGGCGGGCTCCGAACTCACTCACCGACAGCGTGAGGTGCTCCGGACGGCACTCGAGCGCGGCTACTTCGAGGTGCCGCGTCGGGTGACGCTCGAGGAGCTGGCCAACGAACTCGAGATTTCGGACCAGGCGCTGTCCGCGCTCGTTCGTCGCGGGCTGGCAAACCACCTGCGCCACACGCTTCCCGAGGACGACGATACTTAA